The segment TCCAAACCGAATCTATGGTCATCTTTAGCAAGTCCATGAAATTTCGTATGTACGCTGATTGCAAAAATACTAGGCAAAAAGTGGcattttaataaatgattaaatatagAAGAAAGAAAGAGTACTTAAGAAATTATTGTCCAATAAAATTGGCTATTTGATATTATATTATAGTTTCCTTGGATTATACATAATTGATTTCAAGGATTTGGTATTCAGCACATGTAAAGCTCCTAACTTAAAATCATACACTTGTCATTCACGATTTAAtcaaaaaatgaaatcaagaataaaaaatgcatcctttatattttgttgatagttgataagattgattggtaaAGAAGGAAGCTCAATATTTTCACCATCACAATTTAGTTCCTTATCAAGAAAGCTAACTTGATTCTTTGTAGTCCCTTATGTCTTCTTCAAGCTCTCATAAATTAAATGCAATGCCTCCCCATCATGGGGAAGTTGCGGCATTACCATACTAGCCTCCACAATAATTGTCACATCCCTAGACAATCATTGTTTTAGAATTATAACGTGTTGGATGTATACGTGTATGATCTTAAAGTATGGGTGCAATTGAGTGACAATAAAATGTGCTAGTGTAGAGCTATATACCTAGAAACCAAATATTTGGTAATCCCATAATTATAGATAGTATGGCATGCATACATGCAATCCTCAACTAAAGTTCTCggtagatttagatagcactagaaCATTGATATTGTCACTAATTCTGAGGATTAGAGAAAGATTTGAGAACTTACCCTTGTTGactatttttacaaattttgtatGAAGGTATTTTAGGCTACAACAGAGCTGAGGCGTATTATCTCTTGTTTAATAGCAATGTTCATAATTAAAATCAATACTGATTTACGCGTACTTTTATTATCTATTAGATTACTGATGACACGTGATTGTTTTCTATGACAATCAAAAGCTAATTTGTATCATCCACAGCTATGAACTCCTGCATAGTTGATTTCATTTCACTCTTAAGGTTAAGCTTTGAAGTTAAATTAATTCAATAATGAATGTGACAACATGTTAAATATATACATCCAGATAAAAAGAATAATTCAATAACCAACACAGTTGTGGTGACATTGCGGCGCAGAACGTTGGACGTTGATGTCATCTGGAGTTGAGTGAGACATGAATTATTCCTCTTCTGATGGCTGCGTCCATTTGCCATCTGGACCTTTAACGAGGCCCTTGTTCTGTTCCTGCCACCATTTTGGAGGAATTTCATATTTCTCGCGCAATAAATCACAGCTCTTATTAACCAGAGCATGATCTCTTCCACTCCAAGAAAACGGCTGCTTACTTCCAACGTACCCGTCCAGTAAATGCAAGTAAAGCTCTAAATTATGAAAGTAGGCAAGATTATGGGTGTGCTGAATGAATGGAGAATTGTTGTGTAAAGGAAGCTCGACGCCAACATGAAAGTATGTCCACGGAAGCCAATGCAGCAATTTGCTGAGGCATCCCACGTTCTCGTTCATACAAACTCCGGGCACTTTGGGAACCAGGTCACGCTTGTTCACAAACCTCAGCACTTTCACTCCAATCTCCTCCACCCGTTTAGCAAACGCAATATTCCCCACCCGGGGAGAGGCAAAAGCGAAGACGGTGACGGGAATTTGATGAAAATTATGCTCGGTGCAAAGCATTTGTTTGATATCATAAGCGCTCAAGGTTGCAAGAGCAGCTCCTAAGCTGTGTCCCGTAAATGTTATGCTTAAATTGTCCATCTCTTTTTCATAAACTTGAATCAATCGTTCTATCTCTGAGACTACCAAATCTCTGGTGCTGATGTTCACAGTGGCTCCTACAGCGCCTTGACGGTGACGGACAGTTGAAGTATAGCAGCTCAGGAATCCTCTCTCAATTAGTACTCCATCCGCGAAATGATGCTCTTGGTTTTTGCCTGTCCTCTTGCATCTATAGGATAATCTTGTAGGTACAAGAATATCTCTCAGGTCTTCTATCCATTCTTCAGCAGTCTGAGTTCCTCTCCATGCAATCACTATGTCTCGTCGTCCAAGCCTTCGTATCTCATTTGGATCCGTGCAAACTGCAATAAAACCCAACCAAACACCTTGGTCTTTTGGTTTCTCACCAAAAACTTGATTTAACAGATTAGTATTGGCGTAAACATATTTAGTGACTTGGTAGCCACTTTCAGACATGCCCATCTTATTGAACAGATCTCTTTTACTGTGATAACATGTGCCGTAGTTTTTTTAGTTAGCTTTTGCCATCAAATGCGTCGTAACAAAGCTGTGCCAAATTCCCATATCTGAGAGCTTCAGCTTTCAAATTGGGCACCATGGGATCAAGCAAACCATTCCAATTATGGgcaccttgtatatctctccataCGTCACATAGCTGAGGCTGCGTTGAGTTAGTTTGGGAACTGGGTAATAATACAGCATTATCTTCAAGCTGGGGCAATGGAAATACGGCCATTGATTGACTGATAGAAATTAAGGAATCAATCAAATAATTGTGTCTGATTTCTGGGATGTCAAACAATGATCGGCCAGACAAAGCGTTCGAGGATGAATACAAGGTTTAAGACGAGCACCTTATAAATAGAAAATCACGCACTACAATAGCAGACAATCACGCACTACAATAGCAGACAAAGTAGAATTTCAATCTTCCAACCTGAACTTCTTCTTGTTGACGAGAATTGGGCATATAAGGCTTTGACTTCCCTTGTTCTTCCCGCGTTGTTGTTTTCAAACCTAACGTTCAGACACTAGATTAATACTACAGTATTTATTCAAAGACTATAATCAGAAGGTGTCAAGCTCCCCGACACAGATTGCAATATATTTTTTCAGCCGCCTTCACATCATTTATCTCGTGAATTTCCATCGTCACACTCAGATTGTCTGGCCAGGGGTTCCTAACTTTCAAATTAGCAAAACCCATGACCGCTATTTCTTTGTATCAATGCAAACTGCGCATTTTCTAACATTATAATATTTAAAAGGAAAGATCATAAATTTGTGTGTTAAGATCTTGTTTAGGTATAAAACTGGTATCAAAAAGTTTGACAGGGATTTCCTAATTTTCTTGAATGTAAAAGTGAACATTTTTCAAAGGGGCATTTGTAACTTGGGTAAGAACAAGCTATAAATAAACCGACAGAAATGTTGTTTATGTCAAGGTGTGGAAAGTAATAAAGGATGGACTCGGATCATGCATGGTTTTAAGATAGACACATCTAACATGACACATGATATAAAAAATATCCTTTTCGCTCCATTTTATCTAGGTTGATGtcaaattttgtgattttatatgttgaaatcacatattttgattgtggtgttttatgttttaaaaaacatGTCTATGTTTGGATATTTGTGTTTACATTTATTGATGAAGtatttttgatatttataagaGAACTCCATTATTTCAGTTTTATATCTTCCTACACATCTATTATTCGTTAACCCAACTCTAGATTAGGATTTtctaaaaaaatgtgaaaaaatatcCAACTAATTCAAGTCAAGTGTTAACCTTGTATCATTTGTCActttctttataatttttaaaatctttgtGAGCTTAAAATCTCACGTCCTTGTGTATATAAACTAGTTTGGAGGGCTAAAATTGCAACAAGTTTTACATAGTGGGTCCAAGAATTTGCTAATTTACACGAAATTGATCGACAGTTGTtagaaaatcaatcaaacattgtggctCACCTTGAATTGCGAATAATATGGCAACTATATTTGATGGGTAGAAGTGTAGATCCCTTAGGGATTTGTATTGACTTTATGgaatcattgtattttttttctaagtgtatccTTTTGCTTGTGAAATCCAATAGAGAGGTCTATTTTAAAATCGATTTGTTGATCGAAGGTCATCCCCAAACTTGCCATACTTAATACTTGCAAATGTGGTTGCAACTTTAGGTTTCCATCACCGATCATCTTGATTGCATTTTCAATCAAATAATTCATTTCTGTGGGATAGTAAATTATTCCTATAAAAATTGAAATACATATGAAAACTATTACACCATGAATGTAAACTATAAAACTTTACCTTATGAAGCAGACATTGCAAATGAAGTTGAAACAATAATACCTATTTAACCATGTATAATTAATGTTGAAGATACAACATAGTTGTTTCCAAGATGAATTAATTTTTTGAAGTGTAATACATTTAGATAGGTTATACATATTTTTTGAATAATACATGTCAATTTTCTTGTTTTGATGTTTTACAACAAGATAATGTCTTATGGAAGTTTACACTCTACATAATTAGAAAGAATGAATGGTGGTGAGTAAAAAGGGATACAAAATATGAGCAATATTCTATACGACTTGTAAAATGCCAATAATCTAAAAATAACATTTACTTttacaaacataaatataaatgtGGATTAGAATGAGTGAATTAAAGATTTTTTAGTTATTACTAAGCTAAAAaattataatgaatttatttaaaatggTAATAATTATTGATATAAACATATAGTTCCTATTATTggtttatttatgattgattaaagCAAGATAGGCCTGGACCTCTTACATAACCACTATAAAGAAGCTACTCGAAGACGGAGGACCAGAGGAGGTCATACGGGCCCCACTAGATAAGGTTGAAGCCAAACGAAACTTATAAAGTCTTAGAATTAAACCCTGGTGAAGAGGGAGAGTGTTCTTGGAAACCACCGACTGAGATAAGGAGGAGCAAatccataatttaaaaaaaaatttagctcCTATTATTGGTGTAGTAAAAATATTAGTTAGAACTTTTATTATGTGCCAACAATTGTAAGTAATTCAAATGAAATGTGGGACGTAAtttgcaattaattaattattgctaGTAGGTATGATCACTTGTAAATACATCTATCACTAACTGTTGGAGAACAgtaatagaaatttaaaataggaagcAACTCAAGAAAGGAacaaaaacttgaaatataaaaaataaagttattatattttattaatgtaagCAGCTAGAGAGGCGGGAATGGTGGGAACAACTGGAGTGACTGGTTTGAATTCGAATGGAGCAGGAGTGGGAGCGGGAAGATCCGATGATGAAGGTTCCGGAGGCTCCCACGTGATGTAATCCATGGGAGAAACAAAACCTAAAGCTTCTGATGGCAGTCTCAACGGGTTTTGGGATGGGGACACCTTGCCGGTACCAACAAAAGAAAAAACCAACTTTATTGTTTTACCTTGTGGTGGGGAGGGTCCCAGAAAGTTTGTGGAGAATCTTAGGAAACCGGGATCTCTAGACTACAATAGAAAATGGTCTACTTTATTTGGGTCAAACCTCAAATGCAAGGCTATTGCGCCTGTTCCCCATAAAGTGGACCTGAAGTTTGGTTCTTGTTCAATTTCTATTCCAGATTGTATCGTGGAAAACAATATGGCTAATCTGGCCCCTGTCCTGGTTGGCAAGTTTATTGGCCCTCGACCTAATATTGAAGCTGTTAGGGATTCGGTGTCCCATAAATGGAAGGGAAAGGGTCAAATTGATGTGGTTGCCATGTCTAATGtttttttctccttctcctctgCCTGTGAGGAGGACCTTCGATCTTTCTTAGCGGGTGGTCCCTGGATGTTAGGCAAATCATCGTTGGCTCTCAAGAAATGGGAACTAGGCTTTAACCCAAAGGAATGGGAATGTAATGAGGTCCCTATTTGGGTGCGGCTACCAAATTTGCCTATGGAGTTCTAGGGCGAAGAAATCTTTGCTGGGATTGTTGGATGCTTTGGTGAGCTCCTTTCAGTTGACCCAGTGACCTCTGCGAAGACGCGTCTAGTGTATGTTAGAATCTGTGTGAATGTTAAACAATCTGCTAATTTTCCAAAGGAGATTGGCCCCTTCTCTAAGCTGGGTAGATTGGTTTAGAAAGTCgagtatgaatctattccctttacttgtttccattgtaaaaaagttggtCATTGGGCCAGGGAATGCCCTTCTAAGCCTATGCCTAAGaagagttggaagaagaaaaatgagacaaagggggtGGATTTGGTGGAGTCTCCATCCTTGGATCCCACTCCATGTATGGATGGAATGaataatatcccatgtgttgagGTTGGTCCAGATCCAAATCCTTCAAACCTAGATCATTTGAATGAGGGGGGGGGGATGCAGGGGGAAGTTTGAAGCCTGAGGAGATTTCTAATGGGGATAAGTCTATGACGAAGGTTCATAGTGTTAAGGATCCTTGCATCCACCTTGTTGTtgatgttgggattttattggatTCAAACATTACTAACGATGTGACCTAGGATGATGATAATCCAAATCTGTTTATTTAGGTAAAAACTAAGCACAAAAAAAGGAACTCCCCAAATGGTCATTTATTAACACTGGTTTCTAGTGGTGTTAAGACTAGAAACAAACAAAAGGCGGATTGTGGATCTGATTTGAGGGTAGTGGGGAGGCCTCCCGATGTGATTAGTATTGACAACAATAGTCGGTATTCCAATGTTTATGGAGTTCAAATAACACTACAAGACATGGGGATTGGTTCCCCCCATCCAGTCAAATGAAAGTTATTTCATCGAATATTAGGGGATTGAATCATTCCCACAAACATGATCTTCTATCCAACCTAGTTAGAGATCACAAGCCGGATATATtcttgttcaagaaaccaaaatgcctGGTTGTAGAGTGGAAAAGATCAAATTGGTTATTTTCAGAGAGTGTGGAACTCATTGTGCTGATGCTAATGGAGCTTATGGTGGTACTGCCACTTTGTACAATCCTAGATGGCTTTTGGGTAAGGTTGTCTTtacttctcctaatcacattgccACTAGATTTACTAGTCTATCTGATGGATCATCTTGGATCATTTCTAATATCTGtggtccaaatgggaaaaacactATAAAAATGCTCAGGTCCTATATTATTAATGCTAGAATGGCTTTCCCAAATGGGAAATGGATTCTattgggggatttcaataccccaTTATCTAGTATGGAAAAGGCTGATGGGATGCCTGTTTTGGAAGAAAGTAGGGAGGACCTGGCGGATATGATTAACTCTTTGTGTTTGTTAGACCTTAATCTCCTTGGAGCTAAATTCACTTGTTCCAAAAAAAGAAGTGGGGGGGGCCTCATCCAAGTCAGACTAATAAACTAGCAATGGTGGAATGTTGACATTCAGGGAACTGCAATGTTTAGAGTGGCTAATAAACTAGCCAATATTATTTCCAATATCCAACTCTGGAATAAAGTTTCCTTCAACAATATTTTTCAGATAAAAGAAAATCTTAAGAAAGATTTGGATGATGTATAGTCTCAGATTCAAGATGTGGGGTATGATTCTATGgttatggataaagaagttgagttACTTACCAAGATTCATGATATCATCTCTAAGGAGGAGGAATTCTGGAATCAAAGGTCCAAAGATTTATGGCTCAAACCTGGTCACAAAAACATGAAGTTTTTTCATATGACTATCCTCAAACATAGGACCTCAAACACAATCAATAAAATTTTAGTGGATCATGGCTAGATTGATAAGCATAAGGAGTTAAACTAGGAAGCCATTATATATTTTCCACTCTTCTTCCGGATGATGGCTGTCAGGATGTTAATGCTCAAGATGAGATCCTGTCGAAGTTTATATGTACTGTTTCCCAAGACATGAATAAGGAGCTAACCATAATCCCATCTCATGATGAGGTTAGAGCTGCAGACTTTTCTTGTGAAGGTAATAAAGTTCTTGGCCTTgacggtttccctatgttcttttttcaaactTTTTGGCAGATTATTGGTTCAAATGTTGTGGATGCTGTAGAGAGTTCTTTGGTTCCTGATCtcttcttaaggaactgaatgctacctttTTTTGTCCTGATCCCTAAGAAACCTGATGCCTATTCCTTTCAGGactttagacccattagtttatgtaACTCGATCTATAAAATCTTTACCAAGATCATTGTGTTTAGGCTTAAAAATTTGCTGCATTCTTTGATTTCGAAGCATCATAATGGTTTCGTACCTGGTatacagattttggattctattattgttgtccatgagaatatccatacTTTAAGAAATCGGGCTTCTTGTTGAAGTTGGATCTTCTCAAATCTTATGGTTAGGTCAATTGGATTTTTTTGTTTAAAGTGCTTCAATCCTTTGGTTTTGGTAACCATTTCATCTAGCTTGTCAATCAGTGTCTTACCACTCCCAAATTTTAGGTTTTGGTCAATGGTTcgatgtttgtttgtttttggcgtCATGGggtattagacaaggggatcctctctccccgttCTTCTTTATTCTGATTAGTGAAGCTTTCGAAAAAACTATCTAGAGAGATGTTAGGAAGAGCAATTTGAGGGGTTTACAACCTTCTTCCCAAGCTACTATTTGCTCCCAccatcaatttgttgatgatacactaCTGATGGGGGAAAGTTTGATTAAAGAAGCAAATACTATTAAAGCTATCCTAGATACTTATGAGAAAGGATCAGGGAAAAAAGTCAGTCTGTCTAAAAGCTCCATTTTCTTCATGAATACTTCTGagaatagaaaaatgaagattTCCAATATTTTGGGCTGCAAGATGGGTGTTCTCCCTTATTCATATTTGGGTCTGCCCTTGTGTGTGGGACCTACCTCGGACTCCTTCTGGTCTAGTCTGATTGATAGATTTCAAATGAAGCTGGCTGGTTGGAAAGAAGCTTTGTTAAGCCAAGCGGGTAAACTTCAATTAATTAAGGCTTCTCTTCAGAACCTTCCCGTGTATGCTATGAGTCTATTTAAAATCCTggccaaatttgctgatagaatgaAAGTATACAAAAGAAATAAACTCTTTTTCTCACCAAGTCTTTTTCTCCTCCCCCCTTTTGGGCTGGAGCTTGGAATAAACTCtcaattcctaaagttaatatattCTTCTAGTTATTCATGCAAaataagatctctaccattgataatctcTATAAACGTGGGATCCCCATCAGTAATAGATTTTTTTTATGTAAAGAAGAAGCAAAAAATGTTGATCATCTGCTCTTACATTGCTCCTATGCTAGGGACATCTAGGCCTGCTTTTTCAACCCGTGGAATATTATTTGGGTCCCCCCCTGATTCTATTCAGAACTTTTGGTTCCAATGGAAGTACCCTTATGACAACCATGCGATTGGTATTCTATGGAACTTATCCCTACCTCATATTGCTTGgggtttgtggaaggaaataaataatagggTTTTCAAAGATATAGAGTCCATTGCTCTTGTGGTGGCTATTAGAATAAGGAATGCTATTAAGGATAATTTTCTTAATTACTATCCTAGTAGGAAAAATGATCCTGGACTCTTGAGTCTAGCCAGGAGTAATGGGATACTATCAAGCAGTGGTAGATATGCTGGAATATATC is part of the Cryptomeria japonica chromosome 10, Sugi_1.0, whole genome shotgun sequence genome and harbors:
- the LOC131079652 gene encoding phospholipase A1-Igamma2, chloroplastic-like, giving the protein MGMSESGYQVTKYVYANTNLLNQVFGEKPKDQGVWLGFIAVCTDPNEIRRLGRRDIVIAWRGTQTAEEWIEDLRDILVPTRLSYRCKRTGKNQEHHFADGVLIERGFLSCYTSTVRHRQGAVGATVNISTRDLVVSEIERLIQVYEKEMDNLSITFTGHSLGAALATLSAYDIKQMLCTEHNFHQIPVTVFAFASPRVGNIAFAKRVEEIGVKVLRFVNKRDLVPKVPGVCMNENVGCLSKLLHWLPWTYFHVGVELPLHNNSPFIQHTHNLAYFHNLELYLHLLDGYVGSKQPFSWSGRDHALVNKSCDLLREKYEIPPKWWQEQNKGLVKGPDGKWTQPSEEE